One region of Mucilaginibacter gotjawali genomic DNA includes:
- a CDS encoding ABC transporter ATP-binding protein — translation MSDTPFLQAISVAKTYPGSQTSGLKTTDLTITQGKITAIIGESGSGKSTLLKLLYGLLSPDSGEVRFKGERVWGPNEKLIPGHDAMKMVAQQTDDLNLYAKVWDNIAIMLPSTDLKAKTEKTENILKQLRLTNLAGKQVANLSGGEKQRLAIARAIIVNPEILLLDEPFNQVDTSFREGLQHDIRQIVKDTGLTVIIVSHDPAEVLSMADELLVLKDGEILESGNPKTMYQNPANLYTARLLTNCTVLTRDEAKACGLKTRAEHVVIYPEWIETVKTWTNNDWEIKQVLFKGCYEDLLLEHKGITIRVLNDQFGKYTEGTRINLKLHRWLEY, via the coding sequence ATGTCAGATACACCATTTTTACAGGCCATCTCTGTTGCCAAAACCTACCCGGGTTCACAAACCTCGGGGTTAAAAACAACGGATCTTACCATAACCCAGGGTAAGATCACCGCTATTATTGGCGAAAGCGGCAGCGGCAAAAGCACCCTGTTAAAACTACTGTATGGTTTGCTGTCGCCGGATAGCGGCGAGGTGCGGTTTAAAGGCGAACGTGTTTGGGGGCCGAATGAAAAACTGATACCCGGGCACGATGCGATGAAAATGGTTGCCCAGCAAACTGATGACCTGAACCTTTATGCCAAAGTTTGGGATAATATAGCCATAATGCTGCCCAGTACCGACCTGAAAGCCAAAACGGAAAAAACGGAAAATATACTTAAGCAGCTGCGCCTAACTAACCTTGCCGGCAAGCAGGTGGCTAATTTAAGCGGCGGCGAAAAGCAACGTTTGGCAATTGCGAGGGCTATTATCGTAAACCCCGAAATATTGTTGCTTGATGAACCCTTTAACCAGGTGGATACCTCCTTCAGGGAAGGGCTGCAACACGATATCAGGCAAATTGTTAAAGATACCGGCTTAACGGTGATCATCGTATCGCACGATCCTGCCGAGGTGCTTTCCATGGCTGATGAATTACTGGTGCTGAAGGATGGCGAAATTTTGGAATCAGGAAATCCCAAAACCATGTACCAAAACCCTGCAAATCTTTATACCGCCCGGCTGCTTACCAATTGTACAGTTTTAACCCGTGATGAGGCTAAAGCCTGCGGCCTGAAAACCAGGGCTGAGCATGTGGTGATTTACCCCGAGTGGATTGAAACCGTTAAAACCTGGACCAATAACGATTGGGAAATTAAACAGGTGCTTTTTAAGGGTTGCTATGAAGACCTGTTGCTGGAGCATAAAGGCATCACCATCCGCGTTTTGAACGACCAGTTTGGCAAATATACCGAAGGCACAAGAATTAACCTGAAGCTACATAGATGGCTGGAGTATTGA
- a CDS encoding YgaP family membrane protein, translated as MKKNMGAADRILRILVALAIIAIYFTTDWLSGTLEIVLLVLSGVFILTSFISFCPLYLPFGINTCGKKNNA; from the coding sequence ATGAAAAAGAACATGGGCGCTGCCGACCGTATATTAAGGATCCTGGTTGCATTAGCCATCATCGCCATTTATTTCACAACCGACTGGCTCAGCGGCACGCTGGAGATCGTTTTACTGGTACTTTCGGGTGTTTTTATACTGACCAGTTTTATCAGCTTTTGCCCGCTTTACCTGCCGTTCGGGATCAATACCTGCGGTAAAAAAAATAATGCCTAA
- a CDS encoding Crp/Fnr family transcriptional regulator → MNPLPFTDPKLLDEIKRFTRTKTIKAGETLISPGDKVVFVPIVLKGVLRIIRQGGGDKEIFLYHLYPGQTCAMAINCCQADKISAVKAIAEDDTEVLQVPVNLIDDWFKYPEWKMFVNSTYGQRFTELIEVVDLIAFSNMDKQVLHYLQQRGRAAGTKKISITHQQIADELHTHREAISRLLRTMEEKNLVRLGRNTIELL, encoded by the coding sequence ATGAACCCGCTCCCTTTTACTGATCCCAAGCTTTTAGATGAAATAAAACGGTTTACCCGTACAAAAACCATCAAAGCCGGGGAAACGCTGATTTCTCCCGGTGATAAAGTTGTTTTTGTACCGATTGTTTTGAAAGGGGTTTTACGCATTATCAGGCAGGGGGGCGGCGATAAAGAAATATTTTTATATCACCTTTATCCGGGGCAAACCTGCGCCATGGCCATCAACTGCTGCCAGGCCGATAAGATCAGCGCGGTGAAGGCGATAGCCGAAGATGATACCGAAGTATTACAGGTGCCCGTAAATTTAATTGACGACTGGTTTAAATACCCGGAATGGAAAATGTTTGTGAACAGCACCTACGGCCAGCGTTTTACCGAACTGATAGAGGTAGTTGACCTGATTGCCTTTAGCAATATGGATAAACAGGTTTTGCATTACCTGCAGCAAAGGGGCAGGGCCGCAGGCACCAAAAAGATCAGCATCACCCACCAGCAAATAGCCGACGAACTGCATACCCATCGCGAAGCCATCAGCAGGCTGCTGCGCACCATGGAAGAAAAAAACCTGGTGCGGTTGGGCCGCAATACCATTGAGCTTTTGTAG
- a CDS encoding SDR family NAD(P)-dependent oxidoreductase → MENYALITGASKGIGKSIALLLAQKGYSLLLVARSQTELQQLSAAIQQEYKVEARYLTIDLSVPGAAKQVADWYTGLAVPLSILVNNAGYGLWGHFDGLGLADQMNMLNLNINAVVELTHYLLPALKSQQQSYILNVASTAAYQAVPTLALYSASKAFILSFSRAIRYELKDTPVSVSCLCPGPTDTGFVARAGMDAIAHIAEKFNMPPLKVAEIGLKGLFNKKPEIITGFLNRMMAFGSRHFSKALVEKVSAGLYKV, encoded by the coding sequence ATGGAAAACTATGCTTTAATAACCGGTGCCAGTAAAGGCATCGGAAAATCTATCGCCCTGTTGCTGGCGCAAAAAGGATACAGCCTGTTGTTAGTCGCGCGGTCACAAACGGAATTACAGCAGCTGTCGGCAGCCATTCAGCAGGAGTATAAGGTTGAGGCCCGATACCTGACCATTGATCTTTCTGTACCCGGCGCGGCAAAGCAGGTGGCTGATTGGTATACCGGCCTGGCGGTACCTTTGTCAATTTTAGTAAATAACGCGGGCTACGGCCTTTGGGGGCATTTTGACGGACTGGGCCTTGCTGATCAAATGAATATGCTCAACTTAAATATCAACGCAGTAGTGGAGTTAACCCACTATTTGTTACCTGCATTGAAATCGCAGCAGCAATCGTACATCCTAAACGTGGCCAGCACAGCCGCTTACCAGGCGGTGCCTACGCTGGCCCTGTATTCGGCAAGCAAGGCTTTTATTTTATCGTTTAGCCGCGCCATACGGTACGAATTGAAAGATACACCAGTTTCGGTAAGCTGCCTTTGCCCGGGGCCCACTGATACCGGCTTTGTGGCGCGCGCCGGTATGGATGCCATCGCCCATATCGCCGAAAAATTTAACATGCCCCCGCTAAAAGTGGCCGAAATAGGTTTAAAAGGCCTGTTTAATAAAAAGCCCGAGATCATTACCGGCTTTTTAAACAGGATGATGGCTTTTGGCTCCCGGCATTTCAGCAAAGCCCTGGTGGAGAAGGTATCCGCCGGTTTGTACAAGGTTTAA
- a CDS encoding sugar phosphate isomerase/epimerase family protein has protein sequence MTNRRSFIKNTGLLALSLPLLKSNLLASSTQKKLPAIGIQLYMVKEDMAKDPAGTLAQLGKMGYTQIESYGGDKGIFWGMTNKEFSKLANDNGLTLISSHFAGNEEDFEKTAALAAEIGMKYLIYPWKGPQKDIDAFKRIAAEFNDYGAICQKNGIKFAYHPHDYPYKPVNGQLPIDVLLANTDKEFVDFQMDYYYTVTEGQDPETYIKKYRPRFRLCHLRDVLKERLPAGSEDESACDLGQGIINYPHLLSTALDNGMEYFFVEQSRFYHETPLQSARVNLDYLKNLKLV, from the coding sequence ATGACCAATCGCAGATCATTCATCAAAAACACCGGCCTGCTGGCTTTATCACTTCCGCTTTTAAAAAGTAATTTACTTGCCTCATCAACCCAAAAGAAACTTCCGGCTATTGGTATCCAGCTGTATATGGTGAAAGAAGATATGGCGAAGGACCCGGCGGGCACATTGGCACAGCTTGGCAAAATGGGCTATACCCAAATTGAAAGCTATGGCGGCGATAAGGGCATATTTTGGGGGATGACTAATAAAGAGTTTAGTAAACTGGCGAATGATAATGGCTTAACCCTTATATCCAGCCATTTTGCGGGCAATGAAGAAGATTTTGAAAAGACGGCTGCCCTGGCGGCAGAGATCGGCATGAAATACCTCATCTATCCATGGAAAGGGCCGCAAAAAGACATTGATGCATTTAAAAGGATAGCTGCCGAGTTTAATGACTATGGCGCCATTTGCCAGAAGAACGGCATTAAATTCGCCTACCACCCGCACGATTATCCGTATAAACCCGTAAACGGGCAGTTGCCCATTGATGTTTTGCTGGCCAATACCGATAAGGAATTTGTGGACTTCCAGATGGATTACTACTATACCGTTACGGAGGGGCAGGACCCGGAAACCTATATTAAAAAATATCGTCCGCGTTTTAGGTTGTGCCATTTGCGTGACGTGTTAAAGGAGCGTTTACCTGCAGGAAGCGAAGACGAATCGGCGTGTGACCTGGGGCAAGGCATTATTAATTACCCGCACCTGCTCTCCACTGCTTTGGATAATGGCATGGAATATTTTTTTGTGGAACAAAGCCGGTTTTACCACGAGACGCCGCTGCAAAGTGCCAGGGTTAATCTGGATTATTTGAAGAATTTGAAACTTGTTTGA
- a CDS encoding alpha-2-macroglobulin family protein, whose amino-acid sequence MPLASIKISRNLLVFALLFCFYNAGAQVKYDAISFRIDSLANIGLPKSALKEVDKLDKLARKNDNAPQQVRAVIYRMTFQSYLEEDALAAIISRLRTDIDKAAYPVKPVLQSLLGQMYWNYYQQNRYQFGQRTRLEKPDTDFAKWDLQTLITQTGHLYDLSLTDAAKEQTTPISVLDGVLEGDSTTRYLRPTLYDLLVQRAFDFFLADEAGLTKPKLPFSLNDPRFFGDSQAFADLLIKTTDTASTAYKGLKYLQQASKFHLGHHDEEALADLDLQRLKFLYARSNVEHKDSLYLSALKQITEHFSAKPISSEALVLQGQYYQGLDSLAMAYGFFKKAAAAYPNSLGGKNAATLMRQIEEKELSATVEEVNSPDKPILALLNYKNLTGMKLAVYRLSESQLNSYTTGFSPDYSRQKISGYHLDYLKKLAPVQAKTIFWTDFKDFKKHSLEFKIDALRPGNYVLLITDTSGHLENLTGLSSFRVSGLAYNARANPDNVIEVRVMDRETGKPLSGVKINLETRNNNYNSSTKKNEWVIVDAEGFSDRNGLYKSAKFSSGYGMSVSLTANGDTLKDKSKYINGARDDSSDDGEPDDKTIFFTDRQIYRPGQTIYFKALQLQSLHGKSKIMAGKNVEVQFWDANNKQVSAVKLKTNDFGTVGGSFIIPQSTLGGNVALKTQDGEIEVKVEEYKRPTFQVKFLPVKESYKLNDSVVINGNITAFSGYGLSQAKVAYNIVRSRNGDYTNYKFIRGVMRPNYNNDVDTEIKSDTITSDDQGHFQIKFKAVTADSIDVNSINYNYAINADITDASGETHSGETTVIIGNNNIKIDNYLPEQVFAKDSLKEEIKITNLNGEPQKGEIRVEVYPLKGPDRVFKNRLWQGCDQFIISKSDFRVDFPGYAYAKEDVVELWNKLGRVISLNLKLDTLKPGIINLSALGKQPSGMYQVILHATNEKGDTSSVTKYINLIADQPKIIKIDKWVIPVLNYIKQGDTASFLVGTDQKINVLMEHFNGPKLISSKWITINKGQQNIKIPIDSAEKDVAVQFMMVFENRTYASYQKIYIANAENSLKIKLLTFRDKLQPGEKEQWKLRVSNQNNEQQAAEMVAGLYDASLDDITPATNWNNALELEGGGIPNYYEWNVWDFIRPVKTLPVNYLYTSYELLSRSYERLNMFGYNYYGGNNNGYENYLKKVNAGKTNADNNKRLQEEYLKNAARVKNGYDIIGRVISADDKTEIPGVTVKIKGTSISTQTNSAGYFKIRVPVNGTLAFSFVGYKPQEVITAKAGNISVTLNPSSNALNEVVVTAYGVQMKKELTGSVSRVMIRGIASPSAAMEPDDTLAGQASGFVVMREIRTAPGVKFDKELLIRKPIIPRTNFNETAFFYPQLHTDEKGQILIDFTIPEALTRWKFRSFAHTQDLKTGYIENTVVTQKQLSISANTPRFLREGDTITISARLANLTAGTLKGKVQMQLFNALNMQPVSLFVNKADAEQTFEVATNTNKAVSFRLVIPAGLDALDYKLTADAGNFTDGEENTLPVLPNRTLVTESMPMMVRPGQTREFTFDKLVNQSSSTLKNKTLTLEYTQNPAWYAVQALPYMMEFPYECSEQVFSRYYANSLATNLVSKMPAIKQVFEQWKMSNSTELLSNLEKNQELKSTLLEETPWLRDAVSESEQKKRIALLFDLNKMSDELKTNLDKLQKRQLPDGSFTWFGGDRGDRYITQHIAEGMGELYHLGIGTDDAELKQISDNTLKYLDDQLTSDEKLRKKNKDGIWLYGDLEIHAWFARSYFFNKPLDKGLNAALANYLKWAAEEWKFRNVYEQGMIALTMQRYKKPDVTAQIERSLLETAQQSDDMGMYWAKNQQGYFWYESPVETQSLLIELFTEAGNNTKAVDEMKIWLLRNKQTNDWKTTKATAAACYALLLKGSSLLADTGQSAIKLDGKTLEELKPEIKADAGTGYLKTSWADEQIRPALGKVEIKNNSTSISWGALHWQYLENLDKITSSATNIKLERKYFIQKQTDAGPVLTAVDATHKPKTGDLLKVVVYLNAERDFEYVQLKDLRPAGTEPVDALSTYKYQDGLSYYQVTKDVATNFFISYLNKGNYVFEYRLRVAQPGNFSTGITSVQCMYAPEFNAHSQGGRMAIKP is encoded by the coding sequence ATGCCTTTAGCCTCCATCAAAATATCCCGTAACCTGCTTGTTTTTGCTTTGCTGTTTTGTTTTTATAACGCAGGCGCGCAGGTAAAATATGATGCCATTAGTTTCCGCATCGATTCACTGGCTAACATCGGCCTGCCGAAATCAGCGTTAAAAGAAGTGGATAAACTGGATAAACTGGCCCGGAAAAATGACAATGCGCCGCAACAGGTCAGGGCAGTAATTTACCGGATGACCTTTCAGTCATACCTGGAAGAAGACGCTTTGGCGGCCATTATCAGCCGGCTGAGAACGGATATTGATAAAGCGGCGTATCCCGTTAAACCCGTATTGCAATCGCTGCTGGGGCAAATGTACTGGAACTATTACCAGCAAAACCGCTACCAGTTTGGCCAGCGTACCCGGCTGGAAAAACCGGATACTGACTTTGCCAAATGGGACCTGCAGACCCTCATCACCCAAACCGGCCATTTGTATGATCTTTCCTTAACCGATGCCGCAAAGGAACAAACCACCCCCATCAGCGTGCTTGATGGTGTTCTGGAAGGCGACAGCACTACCCGCTACCTGCGACCTACATTGTACGACCTGCTGGTGCAGCGTGCTTTTGATTTTTTCCTGGCGGATGAGGCGGGCCTAACAAAACCCAAATTGCCATTCTCGCTAAATGATCCACGGTTTTTCGGTGACAGCCAGGCTTTTGCGGACCTGCTGATTAAAACAACCGATACCGCTTCAACAGCCTATAAAGGCCTGAAATATTTACAGCAGGCAAGTAAGTTCCACCTCGGGCATCATGATGAAGAGGCCCTGGCCGACCTGGATCTGCAACGGCTGAAGTTTTTATACGCCCGGTCTAATGTGGAGCATAAGGATTCTTTGTACCTGTCCGCTTTGAAACAAATTACGGAACATTTTTCCGCAAAGCCGATCAGCAGCGAAGCGCTGGTTTTACAGGGCCAGTATTACCAGGGATTAGATAGTTTGGCGATGGCTTACGGTTTTTTTAAGAAAGCGGCAGCGGCATATCCCAATAGTTTAGGCGGCAAAAACGCGGCTACCCTGATGCGGCAAATTGAAGAAAAGGAGCTTTCGGCAACGGTGGAGGAGGTAAACAGTCCTGACAAACCGATACTAGCTCTGCTTAATTATAAGAATTTAACCGGCATGAAGTTAGCTGTTTACCGCCTGAGCGAATCTCAATTAAATAGCTATACCACTGGTTTTAGCCCAGATTACTCCAGGCAGAAAATATCCGGCTATCACCTTGACTATTTGAAAAAACTGGCGCCTGTTCAAGCCAAAACCATTTTCTGGACGGATTTTAAAGACTTTAAAAAACACAGTTTGGAGTTTAAGATAGATGCATTACGCCCGGGCAATTATGTTTTATTAATTACTGATACATCAGGGCATTTGGAAAACCTGACCGGGCTAAGTAGTTTCAGGGTAAGTGGATTAGCTTATAATGCAAGGGCAAATCCCGATAATGTCATCGAGGTCCGTGTGATGGACAGGGAAACTGGAAAACCCTTAAGTGGTGTTAAAATTAACTTAGAAACCAGAAATAACAATTATAATAGCTCGACTAAAAAAAACGAATGGGTTATTGTTGATGCGGAAGGCTTTTCGGATAGGAACGGCTTATACAAATCGGCTAAATTTTCTTCAGGTTATGGGATGTCCGTTAGTTTGACGGCTAATGGAGATACACTAAAGGATAAATCAAAATATATAAACGGCGCACGTGATGATTCATCGGACGACGGCGAACCAGACGATAAAACTATTTTTTTTACAGACAGGCAGATCTACAGGCCGGGCCAAACCATATATTTTAAAGCGTTGCAGCTGCAAAGCTTGCACGGTAAAAGCAAAATAATGGCCGGCAAAAACGTGGAGGTGCAGTTTTGGGATGCCAACAATAAACAAGTTTCAGCGGTAAAATTAAAAACGAATGATTTTGGCACAGTTGGCGGCAGTTTTATCATACCGCAAAGCACATTAGGTGGCAACGTAGCTTTAAAAACGCAGGACGGCGAAATAGAAGTTAAGGTTGAGGAATACAAACGCCCGACTTTCCAGGTGAAATTTTTACCCGTTAAGGAAAGCTATAAGTTAAATGATTCTGTTGTCATAAATGGAAACATTACAGCTTTTTCGGGATACGGCTTATCGCAGGCCAAAGTGGCTTACAACATCGTACGTTCCCGAAACGGAGACTACACTAATTATAAATTCATTCGGGGTGTTATGCGCCCCAATTATAATAATGATGTTGATACGGAGATCAAATCAGATACGATAACATCCGACGACCAGGGGCATTTTCAAATAAAGTTTAAGGCCGTTACTGCGGATTCAATTGACGTAAACTCGATAAATTACAACTATGCCATCAACGCTGATATAACAGATGCCAGCGGTGAAACCCATTCAGGCGAAACAACGGTAATTATTGGGAACAACAATATTAAAATTGATAACTATTTACCGGAACAGGTATTTGCAAAAGACTCACTTAAAGAGGAGATAAAAATAACCAACCTTAACGGGGAACCACAAAAGGGAGAAATAAGAGTTGAAGTATACCCATTAAAGGGCCCGGATAGGGTTTTCAAAAACAGGCTGTGGCAGGGTTGTGATCAGTTTATTATAAGCAAGTCTGATTTTAGGGTCGATTTTCCGGGATACGCATATGCAAAAGAAGATGTGGTGGAGCTATGGAACAAGCTTGGGAGGGTAATTAGCTTAAACCTTAAACTTGACACTTTAAAACCCGGTATTATCAACCTTTCTGCTTTAGGCAAGCAGCCATCGGGAATGTACCAGGTCATCTTACACGCCACTAATGAAAAGGGGGATACCTCCTCAGTGACTAAATATATTAATTTGATTGCCGATCAACCTAAAATAATAAAGATTGATAAATGGGTGATCCCGGTTCTCAATTATATTAAGCAGGGGGATACGGCAAGCTTCTTGGTTGGGACAGATCAAAAGATCAATGTGCTGATGGAGCATTTTAATGGGCCAAAACTCATCTCATCAAAATGGATAACCATTAATAAAGGCCAGCAGAACATTAAGATACCTATTGATAGTGCCGAAAAGGACGTTGCTGTACAATTTATGATGGTATTTGAAAACAGGACCTACGCCAGTTACCAGAAAATATACATTGCAAACGCCGAAAATAGCCTTAAAATAAAACTGCTTACTTTTAGGGATAAACTGCAACCGGGCGAAAAAGAGCAATGGAAATTAAGGGTCAGCAACCAAAATAATGAGCAACAAGCGGCTGAAATGGTAGCGGGTTTGTACGATGCCTCCCTTGATGACATTACACCCGCAACAAATTGGAACAACGCGCTTGAATTGGAGGGAGGAGGAATCCCGAATTATTATGAATGGAATGTTTGGGATTTTATCCGCCCAGTAAAGACATTGCCGGTAAATTACTTGTATACTAGTTATGAATTGCTGAGCCGCAGTTATGAACGCCTGAATATGTTTGGTTATAACTATTACGGAGGAAATAATAATGGTTATGAAAATTATCTGAAGAAAGTAAACGCCGGCAAAACAAATGCCGATAATAATAAGCGACTGCAGGAAGAGTATTTAAAAAATGCAGCCCGTGTAAAAAACGGATATGATATTATTGGCAGGGTGATCAGCGCTGATGACAAAACAGAGATTCCCGGTGTTACTGTTAAAATAAAAGGAACCAGCATAAGTACGCAGACCAATTCAGCAGGTTATTTTAAAATACGTGTGCCAGTTAACGGAACGTTGGCTTTTTCTTTTGTCGGTTATAAACCACAGGAAGTAATTACCGCCAAAGCCGGAAATATTTCAGTAACCTTAAATCCTTCATCAAACGCGTTGAACGAAGTAGTAGTAACCGCATACGGTGTACAAATGAAAAAGGAATTAACGGGCAGTGTTTCGCGGGTAATGATCAGGGGCATAGCCTCCCCAAGTGCAGCTATGGAGCCTGACGATACATTGGCAGGACAGGCATCGGGCTTTGTGGTAATGCGCGAAATCCGAACTGCTCCCGGCGTTAAGTTTGATAAAGAATTACTGATTAGAAAACCCATCATCCCCCGCACCAACTTCAACGAAACAGCATTCTTTTACCCGCAACTGCACACGGACGAAAAAGGACAGATTCTGATTGATTTTACCATCCCCGAGGCGCTTACCCGCTGGAAATTCAGGAGCTTTGCCCATACGCAGGATTTGAAGACCGGGTATATCGAAAATACGGTTGTCACCCAAAAACAATTGAGCATCAGCGCCAATACGCCAAGGTTTTTGCGGGAGGGCGATACCATTACCATTTCGGCGCGTTTGGCCAATTTAACTGCCGGTACTTTAAAGGGCAAGGTGCAAATGCAGCTGTTTAATGCGCTGAATATGCAGCCTGTTTCACTGTTTGTGAATAAGGCTGATGCCGAACAAACCTTCGAAGTTGCCACTAATACTAATAAGGCGGTGTCCTTTAGGCTGGTGATCCCGGCGGGGCTGGACGCGTTGGATTATAAACTCACAGCTGATGCAGGCAATTTTACCGACGGTGAAGAAAATACTTTACCGGTGCTGCCCAACCGTACACTGGTGACCGAATCGATGCCGATGATGGTACGGCCAGGGCAGACCCGGGAGTTTACCTTTGATAAACTGGTAAACCAAAGCAGTTCGACCTTAAAAAACAAAACACTCACGCTGGAATACACCCAAAACCCGGCCTGGTATGCAGTGCAGGCGTTGCCCTATATGATGGAATTTCCGTACGAGTGTTCGGAACAGGTGTTCAGCAGGTATTATGCAAATAGCCTGGCCACTAACCTGGTGAGTAAAATGCCCGCCATTAAACAGGTTTTTGAGCAATGGAAGATGAGCAACAGTACTGAATTGCTCTCCAACCTGGAAAAGAATCAGGAGTTAAAATCAACCCTGCTGGAAGAAACGCCCTGGCTGCGCGACGCGGTGAGCGAATCGGAACAAAAAAAGCGCATTGCTTTACTATTCGACCTGAATAAAATGAGCGATGAGCTAAAAACGAACCTGGATAAACTGCAAAAAAGGCAATTGCCCGATGGCAGCTTCACCTGGTTTGGCGGCGACAGGGGCGACCGCTACATTACCCAGCATATTGCCGAAGGCATGGGCGAGTTATATCATTTGGGGATAGGAACTGACGATGCGGAATTAAAACAAATTTCGGATAACACCCTCAAATATTTGGATGATCAGTTAACCTCGGATGAAAAACTACGGAAAAAAAATAAGGATGGTATTTGGCTTTACGGCGACCTGGAGATTCACGCCTGGTTTGCCCGCAGCTACTTTTTTAATAAACCCCTTGACAAGGGTTTGAACGCTGCCCTTGCCAATTATTTAAAATGGGCTGCGGAGGAATGGAAATTCCGCAATGTGTATGAGCAGGGGATGATCGCCTTAACGATGCAGCGCTACAAAAAACCAGACGTTACCGCACAGATCGAACGTTCCTTGCTGGAAACCGCGCAGCAATCCGACGATATGGGCATGTACTGGGCAAAAAACCAGCAGGGTTATTTTTGGTACGAGTCGCCTGTTGAAACCCAAAGCCTGCTGATTGAGCTGTTTACCGAAGCCGGCAATAATACCAAAGCCGTTGACGAAATGAAGATCTGGCTGTTGCGCAATAAACAAACCAACGACTGGAAAACCACCAAAGCCACTGCGGCGGCCTGTTACGCGCTTTTATTGAAAGGCAGTAGCTTACTGGCCGACACAGGTCAATCGGCTATCAAACTGGACGGTAAAACGCTTGAAGAACTAAAACCGGAGATAAAGGCCGATGCCGGAACAGGCTATCTCAAAACCAGCTGGGCCGACGAGCAAATAAGACCTGCACTGGGCAAAGTAGAGATCAAAAACAACAGTACCAGCATCAGTTGGGGAGCCCTGCACTGGCAATATTTGGAGAATTTGGACAAGATCACTTCGTCAGCAACCAATATCAAACTGGAAAGAAAATACTTTATCCAAAAACAAACGGATGCCGGGCCGGTATTAACCGCTGTTGACGCTACCCATAAACCCAAAACGGGCGACCTGCTAAAAGTAGTAGTTTACCTTAATGCCGAACGTGATTTTGAATATGTGCAGCTAAAAGATCTGCGTCCTGCAGGTACCGAACCGGTTGATGCTTTATCAACCTATAAATACCAGGATGGCTTATCCTATTACCAGGTAACCAAAGATGTAGCCACCAACTTTTTTATCAGTTATTTAAACAAGGGCAATTATGTTTTTGAGTACCGGCTAAGGGTAGCGCAGCCGGGCAATTTTTCGACAGGGATAACCTCGGTACAATGCATGTATGCGCCTGAATTTAACGCGCACTCGCAGGGAGGAAGGATGGCGATAAAGCCATAA
- a CDS encoding sensor histidine kinase produces MIKNQVELRKLHDEKQTGLLNAVFEAQEGERKRLAEDLHDSVGQVLSAIKLNLHRLEKSCTTETTQPLMADTRKLADECISEIRNIIQNVLPPVLTDYGLLEALEGLCVKIEQNTGVKVNLKKKLNGVRFKPEIDLAFYRIAQELFGNAIKHSGATVIHLTLTTQDGWLVMEFKDNGKGFDMANVKHGYGLKNLESRVKLINGEINIYTKPQSGAITIIRVALPNEGN; encoded by the coding sequence ATGATCAAAAATCAGGTGGAGTTGCGTAAACTGCACGATGAAAAGCAAACCGGGTTATTGAACGCCGTTTTTGAGGCACAGGAAGGCGAACGCAAAAGGCTGGCCGAGGACCTGCACGACAGCGTGGGGCAGGTACTGTCAGCCATAAAACTTAACCTGCACCGGCTGGAGAAAAGCTGTACAACAGAAACCACCCAGCCCCTGATGGCCGATACCCGCAAATTGGCAGACGAGTGCATCAGCGAGATCCGCAATATCATTCAGAATGTACTGCCACCGGTGCTTACTGATTATGGGCTGCTTGAAGCGCTGGAAGGGCTTTGCGTTAAGATTGAACAAAATACCGGGGTGAAGGTAAACCTGAAAAAAAAACTGAACGGGGTACGGTTTAAGCCCGAGATCGACCTTGCTTTTTACCGCATAGCGCAGGAATTGTTCGGCAATGCCATTAAACACTCGGGGGCTACTGTCATCCATTTAACGCTTACCACGCAGGATGGCTGGCTGGTAATGGAATTTAAGGACAACGGAAAAGGGTTTGATATGGCCAATGTAAAACATGGGTACGGCTTGAAAAACCTGGAAAGCCGTGTAAAATTGATCAACGGGGAAATTAATATTTATACAAAGCCGCAAAGCGGCGCAATAACTATTATTAGGGTAGCGCTGCCAAATGAGGGTAATTAG